A region from the uncultured Macellibacteroides sp. genome encodes:
- a CDS encoding efflux RND transporter periplasmic adaptor subunit, whose product MKRAILFIVVCTLAACNSSTKQESEAGQAKAAPDSVMTQSADSAMTAQSASSEDSDAVDGNSGATLANKVSFNGILVIPPQNFASVTLHMGGIIRYTSLLPGVYVKKGSLLATLDNPDFITLQQTYLESHAQTEYLESEYKRQQLLAKEEVASEKKLQQCKAEYLSMKSRLEAAAAQLSLLGVSSQSLLKDGIKPTLEIKSPVNGYVGNVKVNIGKHLDAGETLCDVINKQETLLRLTTYEKDLKDIRLGAKVWFRVNGMGDKTFDATLISIGQEVDESSRSLEVYARVNSGDLSFRPGMYVTAQIERVSQY is encoded by the coding sequence ATGAAACGAGCTATTCTATTCATAGTGGTCTGCACGCTTGCAGCCTGTAATTCTTCCACAAAACAGGAATCCGAAGCCGGACAGGCAAAAGCTGCTCCCGACAGTGTGATGACTCAGTCTGCGGATTCGGCAATGACAGCACAGTCTGCCTCTTCGGAGGATTCGGATGCGGTAGACGGAAATTCGGGTGCTACCTTGGCAAATAAGGTTTCGTTCAACGGAATACTGGTTATTCCGCCTCAGAACTTTGCTTCGGTTACCCTGCACATGGGAGGAATTATCCGTTATACCAGTCTGCTTCCCGGAGTTTACGTAAAGAAAGGCTCACTGCTGGCTACGCTGGATAATCCGGATTTCATTACCCTGCAGCAGACCTACCTTGAGAGTCATGCCCAGACAGAATACCTGGAATCCGAATACAAACGCCAGCAACTTCTTGCCAAAGAAGAGGTGGCTTCCGAGAAAAAACTACAACAGTGTAAAGCGGAATATCTTTCCATGAAGAGCCGTTTGGAAGCCGCTGCTGCACAATTATCGTTGCTTGGAGTCTCTTCTCAATCGTTGCTTAAGGATGGAATTAAACCTACCCTGGAAATAAAATCGCCGGTTAATGGGTACGTGGGCAATGTGAAGGTGAATATTGGCAAACACCTGGATGCAGGAGAAACTTTGTGCGATGTGATTAATAAACAGGAAACCTTGCTTAGACTTACCACCTACGAAAAAGATTTAAAAGACATCCGGCTGGGAGCTAAAGTGTGGTTCAGGGTAAATGGTATGGGCGACAAGACGTTTGATGCCACGTTAATTTCTATTGGTCAGGAGGTTGACGAATCGAGCCGTTCGCTGGAGGTGTATGCCAGAGTTAATTCCGGCGATCTGTCATTCAGACCGGGAATGTATGTTACAGCTCAGATAGAACGGGTATCGCAGTACTAA
- a CDS encoding DUF5020 family protein produces MKKFFTIAAILLIAFSGKAQNVQFHHDFGSALNDDLDGRPATTTTVEMFKPDKWGSTFFFVDMDYNSKGVQGAYWEIARELKFWEGPLSAHVEYNGGRGQYPYNNAYLAGITFTHNSADFSKGFSIQAMYKYIQKSYKPNNFQLTGTWYLNFAKGAGTFSGFADLWRENTDMIFLAEPQIWLNFNKLKGVDPAFNLSFGSEVEISNNFVWNKFGEHNKFYVNPTLALKWSFN; encoded by the coding sequence ATGAAAAAATTCTTTACCATTGCAGCGATCTTATTAATTGCCTTTAGTGGAAAGGCACAGAATGTTCAATTTCACCATGATTTTGGTAGCGCCTTGAACGATGATCTGGATGGCAGACCTGCTACAACGACAACTGTTGAGATGTTTAAACCAGACAAATGGGGTAGTACGTTTTTCTTTGTAGATATGGATTACAACAGCAAAGGTGTGCAAGGTGCTTACTGGGAAATTGCCCGCGAACTGAAGTTCTGGGAAGGTCCGCTGTCTGCTCACGTTGAATACAATGGTGGTAGAGGTCAATATCCTTACAACAATGCTTACTTGGCTGGTATCACGTTTACACATAACAGTGCCGACTTCTCAAAGGGGTTCAGCATACAGGCTATGTATAAGTATATCCAGAAATCTTATAAACCAAACAACTTCCAGCTTACAGGTACCTGGTACCTGAACTTTGCCAAGGGTGCAGGTACATTCAGTGGATTTGCCGACTTGTGGAGAGAAAACACAGATATGATTTTCCTTGCTGAACCTCAGATCTGGTTAAACTTTAACAAACTAAAGGGTGTGGATCCTGCTTTCAACCTGAGCTTTGGTTCGGAAGTAGAAATAAGCAACAACTTTGTTTGGAATAAATTCGGAGAACACAACAAGTTCTATGTTAATCCTACATTGGCTCTTAAATGGTCATTTAATTAA
- a CDS encoding NCS2 family permease, which produces MKVRTEILAGVTTFLTMSYILAVNPDILSAAGMDKGSVFTATAFSSAIATLMIAFLAKLPFAQAPGMGLNAFFAFTLVLGMGYSWETALAAVFAEGIIFIIITLLNIREKVVNCIPLNLRYAMSVGIGMFIAFIGLKNSGVIEANPATFVALGKFTPVSLLAIMGIVISGVLMAKGVKGALFYSILLCTAIGIPMGVTALPENFTIMSLPPSMAPTFLKFDFASLLNIDMFFIVLLLVFMDLFNTIGTLVGAAAKTEMMDEKGNIPHMKEALLADAIGTSVGAVCGTSTVTTYVESAAGIAEGGRSGLTAFVVGILFFVALLFAPVFLLVPSAATTGALVIVGVFMMESVRKIDFSDMTEALPAFVTIIVMVLAYSIAEGMAMGMMSYAILKLLTGKYKEVSITLYVLTVLLILRYMYY; this is translated from the coding sequence ATGAAGGTACGTACCGAGATTCTAGCCGGTGTTACCACGTTCCTTACAATGAGTTATATCCTGGCCGTAAACCCGGATATTCTTAGTGCCGCTGGTATGGATAAGGGGTCTGTCTTTACTGCCACAGCCTTCTCGTCTGCAATTGCAACCCTGATGATTGCCTTTTTGGCAAAACTTCCTTTTGCTCAGGCTCCTGGTATGGGACTGAATGCATTCTTTGCCTTCACCTTGGTGCTGGGTATGGGATACAGTTGGGAAACAGCTTTGGCTGCCGTATTTGCCGAAGGTATTATCTTTATCATCATCACGCTTTTAAATATACGGGAAAAGGTTGTAAACTGTATTCCATTGAATCTCCGCTATGCCATGTCGGTGGGTATCGGTATGTTTATAGCCTTTATCGGGTTAAAGAATTCGGGTGTTATTGAAGCCAATCCGGCTACGTTTGTAGCTTTAGGTAAATTTACGCCTGTATCTTTGCTTGCCATTATGGGTATTGTTATCAGTGGTGTGCTTATGGCCAAAGGCGTTAAAGGCGCTTTATTCTACAGTATCCTTCTTTGTACCGCTATTGGTATTCCAATGGGTGTTACGGCTTTGCCCGAAAATTTCACCATCATGTCGTTGCCTCCTTCCATGGCTCCTACATTCCTGAAGTTCGATTTTGCATCGTTGCTTAATATCGATATGTTCTTTATTGTGTTATTGCTTGTGTTTATGGATTTGTTTAACACGATTGGGACATTGGTTGGTGCTGCTGCAAAAACAGAAATGATGGACGAGAAGGGAAATATCCCTCACATGAAGGAAGCTTTATTGGCTGATGCCATTGGTACAAGTGTGGGTGCTGTTTGTGGAACTTCTACTGTTACAACATATGTTGAAAGTGCTGCGGGAATCGCAGAAGGTGGTCGTTCGGGACTAACTGCATTTGTTGTTGGTATCCTGTTCTTTGTGGCTTTGCTTTTTGCTCCTGTATTCCTTTTGGTTCCGAGTGCTGCTACAACGGGTGCTTTGGTAATTGTTGGGGTATTCATGATGGAGTCTGTACGCAAGATCGATTTCTCGGATATGACTGAGGCTTTGCCTGCTTTTGTAACCATTATCGTTATGGTTTTGGCTTATTCGATAGCCGAGGGTATGGCGATGGGTATGATGAGCTACGCGATCCTAAAATTACTTACCGGAAAGTATAAAGAAGTATCTATTACATTATATGTTCTCACAGTACTCTTAATACTGCGTTACATGTATTATTAA
- a CDS encoding DNA topoisomerase 3, which produces MKVCIAEKPSVAREIAKVLGAKNSSNKGYIEGNGYQVTWTFGHLCTLKEPHEYTPDWKRWSLSSLPMIPPRFGIKLIDSPSYIEQFQIIEKLMQNADEVINCGDAGQEGELIQRWVMQKAGVTCPVSRLWISSLTEEAIREGFQKLKTQNSFNKLYEAGLSRAIGDWLLGMNATRLYTLKYGQNRQVLSIGRVQTPTLALIVNRQTEIANFTPEPYWELKTIYRNTTFSSTKGKFSDKVEGENFLTVVKEEDFEVTDTSEKKGKEFPPRLFDLTSLQVECNKKFAFSADETLKLIQSLYEKKVTTYPRVDTTYLSDDIYPKIPATLKGMTDYAELTSPLLGKKLPKSKKVFDDTKVTDHHAIIPTGVRPNNLSENERKVYDLIAKRFIAAFYPDCQISTTTVMGKVGKVEFKVTGKQILEPGWRVVFGAEQKDPDAEPTDEEGILPEFIKGERGPHEPVLGEKWTQAPKPYTEATLLRAMETAGKLVDNDDLRDALKENGIGRPSTRAAIIETLFKRNYVRKEKKNLIATPTGMELIGTIQEELLKSAELTGLWEKKLRQIEKGTYEARTFLEELKQLVCQIVSNVFSDTSARSITIQEAVAEKQIETKEKKKPAAAKEKAPKSDGAPKGKAAKEKDVAKKETSPGAETKTLPENNLQAPSVKLVCPICHKGTILRGKMAYGCSEYKSGCTFRMDYSTYGPNLSDEELDQIIRS; this is translated from the coding sequence ATGAAAGTATGTATTGCGGAAAAGCCCAGTGTGGCTCGTGAAATTGCAAAGGTTCTGGGGGCAAAGAACAGTTCTAATAAAGGCTATATCGAAGGTAACGGCTATCAGGTTACCTGGACATTCGGCCATCTTTGTACCCTTAAAGAGCCTCACGAATATACGCCCGACTGGAAACGCTGGTCTCTCAGCTCCTTACCTATGATTCCTCCCCGTTTTGGAATTAAACTTATTGATTCGCCTTCGTATATTGAGCAGTTTCAAATTATTGAAAAGCTGATGCAGAATGCCGACGAGGTGATAAACTGTGGTGATGCCGGGCAAGAAGGAGAACTTATCCAACGCTGGGTGATGCAAAAAGCCGGAGTTACCTGTCCCGTTTCCCGTTTGTGGATCTCCTCTCTTACGGAAGAGGCCATCCGCGAAGGCTTTCAGAAACTTAAAACACAGAATTCATTCAATAAACTATACGAAGCAGGTCTTTCGCGCGCTATCGGCGACTGGCTGTTGGGTATGAATGCGACTCGTTTGTACACACTTAAGTACGGACAGAACAGGCAGGTATTGTCCATCGGACGGGTACAAACCCCTACCCTTGCGCTTATTGTAAACAGGCAGACCGAGATTGCCAACTTTACCCCGGAGCCTTACTGGGAGTTGAAAACAATCTATCGCAACACGACCTTTTCGTCTACCAAAGGAAAGTTCTCCGACAAAGTGGAGGGCGAAAACTTCCTTACGGTTGTTAAAGAGGAAGATTTTGAAGTAACCGATACTTCCGAGAAGAAGGGAAAGGAGTTCCCTCCCCGGTTGTTCGACCTTACCTCGCTGCAGGTGGAGTGTAACAAGAAGTTTGCTTTCTCGGCAGATGAAACGCTGAAACTTATTCAGTCGCTCTACGAAAAGAAGGTGACTACCTACCCCCGTGTAGACACTACCTATTTGAGTGATGATATTTATCCCAAGATTCCTGCTACTTTAAAGGGTATGACCGATTACGCGGAGCTTACTTCGCCTTTGCTTGGCAAGAAATTACCCAAAAGCAAGAAGGTATTTGATGATACAAAAGTAACGGATCACCATGCCATTATTCCTACCGGAGTTAGGCCCAACAACCTTTCTGAGAACGAAAGGAAGGTATACGATTTGATTGCCAAACGTTTTATCGCAGCCTTTTACCCGGACTGTCAGATCTCGACGACTACGGTTATGGGTAAGGTTGGTAAAGTGGAATTTAAGGTTACAGGAAAACAGATTCTTGAACCCGGCTGGCGTGTGGTGTTCGGTGCCGAGCAAAAGGATCCGGATGCAGAGCCAACCGACGAAGAAGGCATATTACCCGAATTTATTAAAGGCGAACGCGGTCCGCACGAACCTGTTCTTGGTGAAAAGTGGACACAGGCTCCTAAGCCTTATACCGAAGCAACGCTCCTTCGTGCCATGGAAACTGCGGGTAAGCTGGTGGATAACGACGATCTGCGCGATGCGCTGAAAGAAAACGGTATTGGTCGCCCGTCTACCCGTGCGGCTATTATTGAGACGTTGTTTAAGCGTAACTACGTTCGCAAGGAGAAGAAAAATCTTATAGCTACGCCCACCGGCATGGAACTGATTGGCACCATACAGGAAGAGCTTCTTAAAAGTGCCGAATTAACCGGTTTGTGGGAAAAGAAGCTTCGCCAGATTGAAAAAGGAACCTATGAGGCCCGCACCTTTCTGGAAGAATTGAAGCAACTGGTGTGTCAGATTGTCTCCAACGTATTTTCGGATACCAGTGCCCGTTCCATTACTATCCAGGAAGCGGTAGCCGAAAAGCAAATAGAAACAAAAGAGAAGAAGAAACCGGCAGCAGCCAAAGAGAAAGCTCCAAAAAGTGATGGCGCTCCAAAAGGAAAAGCGGCAAAGGAAAAAGACGTGGCTAAAAAGGAAACAAGCCCGGGGGCAGAAACAAAGACTTTGCCCGAGAATAATCTGCAGGCTCCCTCTGTTAAGTTGGTATGTCCAATATGCCACAAAGGGACCATCCTACGTGGAAAAATGGCCTACGGTTGTTCCGAATACAAGAGTGGTTGTACTTTCCGTATGGATTACAGCACTTACGGTCCCAATCTGTCTGACGAGGAACTTGATCAGATTATCAGATCGTGA
- a CDS encoding DUF1887 family CARF protein, with protein sequence MKHQIAILGKEILSVYHGLKEFGPDRVHFICTEETRELPARILSLLPSSVEHRIYMVEPYNPKSVAEVCEKIHAENEGSFSYNLSEGTKLMTFGAYQVVQKYQSEAFYLTQQREIVWLDTFEKTMTNSILNNDEILQLSGNYLAEYNNVKDLKADDVRASMEIKNFIEQYPKEHAKLQKFFGVYCRRDLINLPSSQVFPNELRYKQNEGALYVYKGNQPLLTIPRTNGCHLYFEGRWWETLVADQVRQWSERQPSPREVWQSVIFQTGKDNTRTKNEIDVLLNNEMNLVFIECKSGYVSQNDIYKIDAVRETYGGDISQAVLASYYPLASDLRDKCKDLQIDLFAPLTAEERVDFIHTLPDRLDEWSHDLII encoded by the coding sequence ATGAAACATCAAATTGCCATATTGGGAAAAGAGATCCTGTCTGTTTATCACGGACTGAAGGAATTCGGTCCGGACAGGGTTCATTTTATCTGCACAGAGGAAACCAGGGAGCTGCCTGCACGTATCCTTTCGTTGTTACCTTCATCAGTCGAACATCGTATATATATGGTGGAACCCTATAATCCAAAGTCGGTTGCCGAAGTGTGCGAAAAGATTCATGCCGAAAATGAGGGAAGCTTTTCCTACAATTTGTCGGAAGGAACTAAACTGATGACTTTCGGCGCATACCAAGTTGTCCAAAAGTATCAGTCTGAAGCCTTTTATCTTACGCAGCAACGTGAAATAGTCTGGCTGGACACTTTCGAGAAAACAATGACGAACAGTATCCTGAATAACGATGAGATCTTGCAGCTCAGCGGTAACTATCTGGCCGAATACAACAATGTAAAGGACCTCAAAGCAGATGATGTTCGTGCTTCAATGGAAATAAAGAACTTTATCGAACAATATCCAAAAGAGCATGCCAAACTGCAGAAGTTCTTTGGAGTTTATTGCCGTCGCGACCTGATAAACCTGCCTTCGTCCCAAGTCTTTCCAAATGAACTGCGCTACAAGCAAAATGAAGGAGCGCTCTATGTGTACAAAGGCAATCAGCCGCTGCTTACTATTCCACGCACCAATGGCTGTCACCTCTACTTCGAAGGTCGCTGGTGGGAAACCCTTGTAGCCGATCAGGTAAGGCAATGGAGCGAAAGACAACCTTCACCACGTGAAGTATGGCAAAGCGTTATATTCCAGACGGGTAAGGATAATACCCGTACGAAGAACGAAATAGATGTGCTGCTAAACAACGAGATGAATCTTGTATTTATAGAGTGCAAATCCGGTTACGTTAGTCAGAACGACATCTACAAGATTGATGCAGTTCGCGAAACCTACGGGGGCGATATTTCACAGGCCGTTCTGGCTTCGTATTATCCCCTTGCCAGTGATTTACGGGATAAGTGCAAAGATTTGCAGATCGACCTGTTCGCACCCCTCACGGCAGAAGAGCGCGTAGACTTTATTCATACGCTGCCCGACCGTTTGGATGAGTGGAGTCACGATCTGATAATCTGA